The Chloroflexota bacterium genome window below encodes:
- a CDS encoding TadE/TadG family type IV pilus assembly protein, with protein MTRRSKPRGQAMVEFALIFPVFILLLVGIFDLGRVIWVNDTIATAAREAARYAIVHGEKSTCPVGPAAPGTEIPAADASCPYPSPSRQSIKDVAHKWAAGTSANVTVSVCYGVVTSCTGDVDEVSNPVPNNARGTQVMVTVTSTVGLSLPSLVGFSGFDLSSTSTMLVNH; from the coding sequence ATGACCAGACGCTCCAAGCCACGCGGCCAGGCGATGGTCGAGTTCGCCCTGATCTTCCCCGTCTTCATCTTGCTGCTGGTCGGCATCTTCGACCTGGGCCGGGTGATCTGGGTGAACGACACAATCGCCACCGCGGCCCGCGAGGCGGCCCGCTACGCCATCGTGCACGGCGAAAAGTCAACGTGCCCGGTCGGTCCCGCCGCACCCGGCACGGAGATACCGGCCGCCGACGCCAGCTGCCCGTACCCCTCTCCCTCGAGGCAGTCGATCAAGGACGTCGCCCACAAGTGGGCCGCCGGCACGAGCGCCAATGTCACCGTCTCGGTCTGCTACGGCGTCGTGACCTCGTGCACGGGCGACGTCGATGAGGTGAGCAACCCGGTGCCCAACAACGCAAGGGGAACGCAGGTGATGGTGACGGTCACCTCGACGGTCGGCCTCTCGCTCCCATCGCTCGTCGGGTTCTCCGGATTCGACCTCTCGTCCACCTCAACCATGTTGGTGAATCACTGA
- a CDS encoding TadE/TadG family type IV pilus assembly protein — MRNRSRTRRSGLSRRGQSLVEMALILPFLIAFAGGATDMARAYQAWLTIESAARNAAEYVATNPADTDAALALADAKEVVCQESQDAPGFTPGNGANAIKNCTSPVTTVPSFTVSTSQTGASAANPIATVHVQVTLPFNTLFPYPLMPHDGWTLTADAHYAVVRNR; from the coding sequence GTGCGTAATCGATCTCGAACCCGGCGCTCGGGCCTTTCGCGGCGAGGGCAATCCCTCGTCGAGATGGCGCTCATCCTGCCGTTCCTCATCGCCTTTGCCGGCGGAGCGACCGACATGGCGCGCGCCTATCAGGCCTGGCTGACCATCGAGTCAGCGGCCCGCAACGCGGCCGAGTACGTTGCCACCAACCCCGCGGACACCGATGCCGCCCTCGCCCTTGCCGACGCGAAGGAGGTCGTCTGCCAGGAATCCCAGGACGCTCCTGGCTTCACCCCGGGCAACGGCGCCAACGCCATCAAGAACTGCACCTCCCCGGTCACGACGGTCCCGTCCTTCACGGTCAGCACCTCCCAGACCGGAGCGTCGGCCGCAAACCCGATCGCCACCGTCCACGTCCAGGTGACGCTGCCCTTCAATACGCTCTTCCCCTACCCGCTCATGCCGCACGACGGCTGGACGCTGACCGCGGACGCCCACTACGCGGTAGTGCGCAACCGATGA
- a CDS encoding DUF192 domain-containing protein, which translates to MGRYVRVDNLTRGTSVAERCRVAASLRDRTVGLLATPSLSGGEGLLIERTQSIHMFFMRYPIDVAFVDRHATVTRTVTGLRPWRVVLWARGARDCIELPVGAMAASGTTAGDQLAVTDLA; encoded by the coding sequence ATGGGCCGATACGTCCGCGTCGACAACCTGACCCGGGGCACATCGGTGGCCGAGCGCTGCCGCGTCGCCGCCTCGCTCCGTGATCGGACGGTGGGGCTCCTGGCCACGCCGAGCCTGTCGGGCGGCGAGGGGCTGCTGATCGAGCGCACGCAGTCGATCCACATGTTCTTCATGCGCTACCCGATCGACGTGGCCTTCGTCGACCGGCACGCCACGGTCACCCGCACCGTGACGGGCCTGCGCCCCTGGCGCGTGGTGCTCTGGGCTCGGGGTGCCCGAGACTGCATCGAGCTGCCAGTCGGCGCGATGGCGGCCAGCGGCACCACGGCGGGCGACCAGCTGGCGGTCACCGACCTCGCCTGA
- a CDS encoding HAMP domain-containing sensor histidine kinase produces MGIGRPSLRLLAVLLTAALPPLVAFGAVTLAEPTWMQRVGAVVAVLILGGGGILWIALIAVVAARPMANDARSIAALAERGMASTDDGLSAAQRRLATTLEDRNRQISDLADLIRVAPISKDAMAVAHAMVAGARQVTGDPTWLLAILRVPETRDLEPGVYGPNAESPPGTLDEVHRWAATAEGRGPAPRDARLVAGPWGAFTIVDVAAGDDLRAILLAPWEGRPDPSPAELNLFGLIGQHAATALEHALLYTRLRVQTEELNRMAAVQTDFLRGITHDLQTPLTSIRAVASELQQSDGVDDTARNDLETIAQQADRLRRMVGQLLAVSRLEVGALTPVQEVFRVAPVVRRTWDALRAGEHRLVVEEEGPPHLVVADPDRLEQVLWALMDNAVKYSPAGSTIRVHVGLVHAGPGDLISEIAIRDQGVGMDPTTRAKAFEQFFRSDDARRLVPDGSGIGLYAARGLVVAMGGGISIESEPKVGTTVRLTLPAETTDETGEDDASQEPMESWADTSASTT; encoded by the coding sequence TTGGGGATCGGGCGCCCGTCCCTTCGCCTCCTGGCGGTGCTGCTGACCGCGGCACTGCCGCCGCTGGTCGCATTCGGTGCCGTAACCCTGGCTGAACCGACCTGGATGCAGCGTGTCGGCGCGGTGGTCGCGGTTCTGATACTGGGCGGCGGAGGGATACTCTGGATCGCGCTGATCGCCGTGGTGGCTGCCCGCCCGATGGCAAACGACGCCCGCTCCATCGCCGCCCTGGCCGAGAGAGGTATGGCGAGCACCGACGATGGCCTGTCAGCGGCGCAGCGAAGGCTGGCGACCACGCTCGAGGATCGCAACCGTCAGATCTCCGATCTGGCCGACCTGATCCGGGTGGCCCCGATCTCGAAGGACGCGATGGCGGTGGCGCACGCCATGGTCGCCGGCGCGCGGCAGGTCACCGGCGACCCGACCTGGCTCCTCGCCATCCTGCGCGTACCAGAGACACGGGACCTCGAACCCGGGGTCTACGGGCCGAACGCCGAGTCCCCGCCGGGCACCCTGGACGAGGTGCATCGCTGGGCGGCCACTGCCGAGGGGCGTGGCCCAGCTCCGCGCGACGCCCGGCTCGTGGCGGGCCCATGGGGCGCGTTCACCATCGTCGATGTCGCCGCGGGCGATGACTTGCGCGCCATCCTGCTTGCCCCGTGGGAGGGTCGGCCGGATCCCTCCCCGGCTGAGCTGAACCTCTTCGGCCTCATCGGCCAGCACGCCGCCACCGCCCTCGAGCATGCCCTGCTGTACACCCGCTTGCGCGTTCAGACGGAGGAGCTGAATCGGATGGCCGCCGTCCAGACCGACTTCCTGCGGGGCATCACCCACGACCTGCAGACGCCGTTGACCAGCATCCGGGCAGTCGCATCGGAGCTTCAGCAATCGGACGGGGTCGACGATACCGCGCGCAACGACCTGGAGACGATCGCTCAGCAGGCGGATCGACTTCGCCGGATGGTCGGCCAGCTGCTTGCCGTCTCTCGGCTGGAGGTGGGGGCGCTCACGCCGGTGCAGGAGGTCTTTCGCGTCGCGCCGGTCGTCCGTCGCACCTGGGACGCCCTGCGAGCCGGTGAGCATCGGCTGGTCGTCGAGGAGGAGGGGCCGCCCCACCTGGTCGTGGCTGATCCCGATCGGCTCGAACAGGTGCTATGGGCCCTGATGGACAACGCCGTGAAGTACAGCCCCGCCGGCTCCACCATCCGGGTTCACGTTGGGCTCGTGCACGCAGGCCCCGGGGATCTCATCTCGGAGATCGCGATCCGCGATCAGGGGGTCGGGATGGACCCGACCACGCGAGCGAAGGCATTCGAGCAGTTCTTCCGTTCCGATGACGCCCGTCGGCTGGTCCCGGACGGGAGCGGGATCGGCCTGTATGCGGCGCGAGGGCTGGTGGTGGCAATGGGCGGAGGGATCTCGATAGAAAGCGAGCCGAAGGTCGGCACCACGGTTCGCCTCACCCTCCCGGCAGAAACGACGGATGAAACGGGCGAGGACGACGCCAGCCAGGAGCCGATGGAGTCATGGGCCGATACGTCCGCGTCGACAACCTGA
- a CDS encoding response regulator transcription factor yields MQPALRPALLLVDDDPTLLSVLARRMAREGYEVLTAPSGAQALTQLEQRWPSLLIVDLMMPGMDGFELCARVKRIADLPIIVLSAVDASEAKVRALEDYAEDYITKPFDPDELVARVQRVLRRSATGHSQVVLDGGDLQIDLTGRRVTRPGGSFPLTPTEVRLLHVMIAQMDRTVPTDTILNRVWAESDGADPSYVWVTIRRLRRKVEADPDRPRFLVTERGVGYRLVSSTAADRAAAE; encoded by the coding sequence ATGCAGCCGGCGCTCCGGCCGGCCCTCCTGCTGGTCGATGACGACCCAACCCTCCTCTCAGTCCTCGCGCGCCGCATGGCGCGCGAGGGCTACGAAGTGCTGACCGCGCCTTCGGGCGCCCAGGCCCTGACGCAGCTCGAGCAGCGCTGGCCGTCCCTCCTGATCGTCGACCTGATGATGCCCGGCATGGACGGCTTCGAGTTGTGCGCGCGGGTCAAGCGGATCGCGGACCTGCCGATCATCGTCCTCTCCGCGGTGGATGCGTCGGAGGCCAAGGTCCGCGCGCTGGAGGACTATGCCGAGGACTACATCACCAAGCCGTTCGACCCCGACGAGCTGGTCGCGCGCGTCCAGCGCGTCCTCAGGCGATCCGCCACCGGGCATTCCCAGGTCGTGCTGGATGGCGGCGACCTCCAGATCGACCTGACCGGGCGCCGCGTCACCCGGCCCGGCGGCTCGTTCCCGCTGACCCCAACCGAGGTGCGGCTCCTCCACGTGATGATCGCCCAGATGGATCGGACCGTCCCCACCGACACCATCCTCAACCGTGTCTGGGCAGAATCGGACGGAGCCGATCCCTCCTACGTGTGGGTCACGATCCGCCGATTGCGGCGCAAGGTCGAGGCCGACCCCGATCGCCCGCGATTCCTGGTCACCGAGCGCGGGGTTGGCTACCGGCTCGTCTCCTCCACCGCGGCGGATCGCGCGGCGGCGGAGTAG
- a CDS encoding type II secretion system F family protein produces the protein MPPAVLLIAALAAMAVLVLTYGLASRGSRNVVQQRLDQLVVQPKSLEELELQQPLAERVLRPIVQRLSRMASRGDSGGLIARADAKLERAGYPGGLRGADWMGVKVLATIILGVGLGLLGLLIGRVQLAFVFGIAGAGLGYMAPEFWLGGRARKRSFAMVLQLPDALDLLTISVEAGLGFDAALAKVVEKMEGPLVNEFRQALAEIRMGRTRRDALRDVVARADSQPISNFIGAIVQAEQLGVPIAKVLQIQSQQLRIERRQRAEEMAAKAPVKMLFPMVGCIFPTIFIVILGPAIITVISGPGI, from the coding sequence ATGCCACCCGCCGTTCTCCTCATCGCCGCGCTCGCCGCCATGGCGGTGCTCGTCCTGACCTATGGCCTCGCGAGCCGCGGGTCACGCAACGTCGTTCAGCAGCGGCTCGATCAGCTCGTCGTTCAGCCCAAGAGCCTGGAGGAGCTGGAGCTGCAGCAACCCCTCGCCGAGCGGGTCCTGCGCCCGATCGTCCAGCGCCTGTCGCGCATGGCCAGCCGTGGCGACTCGGGTGGGTTGATCGCCCGCGCCGACGCCAAGCTGGAGCGGGCGGGATATCCCGGCGGCCTCCGCGGCGCGGACTGGATGGGCGTCAAGGTCCTCGCCACCATCATTCTTGGCGTGGGCCTGGGACTGCTGGGGTTGCTCATCGGCAGGGTCCAGCTGGCCTTCGTGTTCGGCATCGCCGGCGCGGGGCTCGGCTACATGGCGCCTGAATTCTGGCTGGGCGGCCGTGCCCGCAAGCGGTCCTTCGCCATGGTCCTGCAGCTGCCTGATGCCCTCGACCTGCTGACCATCTCGGTTGAGGCCGGTCTCGGGTTCGACGCGGCACTCGCCAAGGTCGTGGAGAAGATGGAGGGGCCGCTGGTGAACGAGTTTCGCCAGGCACTGGCGGAGATCCGCATGGGCCGCACCCGACGCGACGCGCTGCGCGATGTCGTGGCCCGCGCCGACTCGCAGCCGATCAGCAACTTCATCGGAGCCATCGTGCAGGCCGAGCAGCTCGGCGTGCCGATCGCCAAGGTCCTGCAGATCCAGTCCCAGCAGCTGCGCATTGAGCGACGCCAGCGCGCCGAAGAGATGGCGGCCAAGGCACCGGTCAAGATGCTGTTCCCGATGGTCGGCTGCATCTTCCCGACGATCTTCATCGTCATCCTCGGTCCGGCAATCATCACGGTCATTTCCGGACCCGGCATCTGA
- a CDS encoding type II secretion system F family protein, whose protein sequence is MGMLPFLIAGLAAGAILVTAVGIAMSGGSGGVAARLERYARAASAGPAEADDGDRDSKVIAGLSRVIEGQDLATRLSTEIARADLKLRPAEFLIAWIASPFFFAFVAYVVGFVVPTLHHPVALATVFAVGAYFPRWYIGFRQRKRLRAFSEQLPNTITLLANSLRAGSSFLQGVELVTREAQPPISEEFERVVREMSLGVALQPALGNLVRRVKSEDLELMVTAINIQSQVGGNLATVLDSIAFTIRERIRIVGEIRVLTSMQRYSGYVITLLPVGLAGILLLISPNYITALFRNPPQTLGLPTGVIFLIVGLISMAIGYFFIRRIVDIKV, encoded by the coding sequence ATGGGCATGTTGCCGTTCCTCATCGCCGGTCTCGCCGCAGGCGCCATCCTGGTGACTGCGGTCGGCATCGCCATGAGCGGGGGGTCCGGCGGGGTGGCCGCTCGCCTCGAGCGCTATGCCCGCGCCGCCTCGGCCGGTCCGGCCGAGGCGGACGACGGGGACCGCGACTCCAAGGTGATCGCCGGACTGAGCCGAGTGATCGAAGGGCAGGACCTCGCGACGCGCCTCTCGACCGAGATCGCCCGCGCCGACCTCAAGCTGCGCCCGGCGGAGTTCCTCATCGCATGGATCGCCTCGCCGTTCTTCTTCGCGTTTGTGGCCTACGTGGTCGGGTTCGTCGTCCCCACCCTCCACCACCCGGTTGCGCTCGCGACCGTGTTCGCGGTCGGTGCCTATTTCCCCCGCTGGTACATCGGCTTCAGGCAGCGCAAGCGGCTGCGGGCCTTTAGCGAGCAGCTGCCCAATACCATCACCCTGCTCGCCAACTCGCTCCGCGCCGGCTCGTCGTTCCTGCAGGGCGTGGAGCTGGTGACGCGGGAGGCGCAGCCACCGATCTCCGAGGAGTTCGAGCGGGTGGTGCGGGAGATGAGCCTGGGCGTGGCCCTGCAGCCGGCGCTCGGCAACCTGGTTCGCCGCGTGAAGTCGGAGGACCTGGAGCTGATGGTCACCGCCATCAATATCCAGAGCCAGGTGGGTGGGAACCTCGCCACCGTCCTTGACTCGATCGCCTTCACCATCCGCGAGCGGATCCGGATCGTTGGTGAGATCAGGGTGCTCACCTCGATGCAGCGCTACAGCGGCTACGTCATCACCCTGCTCCCGGTCGGGCTGGCCGGGATCCTGCTGCTGATCAGCCCCAACTACATCACTGCGCTGTTCCGCAATCCACCCCAGACGCTCGGCCTGCCAACCGGGGTCATCTTCCTGATCGTCGGGCTGATCAGCATGGCGATCGGTTACTTCTTCATCCGCCGCATCGTCGACATCAAGGTCTGA
- a CDS encoding CpaF family protein translates to MSLLKRIERARPGGEGEPQVPAAPQTTPVPSSGGKPAPPPTGTGDGTTSRPFLGAMPARESFREAKYRVQNRLINELDPKLDLSNQVEVRRQIEELFGRVADEEGLALTRAERVRMLEQITDEILGLGPLEPLLRDETITEVMVNGPQQVYIEREGRLEMTNVTFQNDEHVMKVIQRIIAPIGRRIDESSPMVDARLADGSRVNAIIPPLSLVGPVLTIRKFAATPFTVEDLIRFGTATPDMFEFLEACVKARLNVFVSGGTGSGKTTMLNILSSFIPDDERIVTIEDAAELQLRQEHVITLEARPSNIEGKGAIPIRELVRNALRMRPDRIVVGECRSGEALDMLQAMNTGHDGSMSTGHANTPRDMLSRLETMVLMAGMDLPLKAIREQIASAVDLIVHQNRLKDGTRKIVNITEVQGMEGDVIVMQDIFVFEQTAVVEGKIEGRLRPTGIRPKFVEKFEVAGIHLPPNVFGSPF, encoded by the coding sequence ATGTCACTGCTGAAGAGGATCGAGCGAGCGCGTCCAGGCGGCGAGGGGGAGCCGCAGGTGCCGGCCGCACCGCAGACGACGCCGGTTCCGTCGTCAGGCGGAAAGCCGGCCCCGCCTCCAACGGGCACCGGCGACGGTACGACTTCGCGCCCATTCCTTGGAGCCATGCCGGCCCGCGAGTCGTTCCGGGAGGCGAAGTATCGCGTCCAGAATCGGCTCATCAACGAGCTCGATCCCAAGCTCGACCTGAGCAACCAGGTCGAAGTCCGCCGTCAGATCGAGGAGCTGTTCGGCAGGGTCGCCGACGAGGAGGGCCTGGCCCTCACCCGCGCCGAGCGGGTGCGCATGCTCGAGCAGATCACCGACGAGATCCTCGGCCTCGGGCCGCTGGAGCCGCTGCTCCGCGACGAGACCATCACAGAGGTGATGGTCAACGGGCCGCAGCAGGTCTACATCGAGCGTGAGGGTCGGCTGGAGATGACCAACGTCACCTTCCAGAACGACGAGCACGTGATGAAGGTCATCCAGCGCATCATCGCGCCGATCGGCCGGCGCATCGACGAGTCGAGCCCGATGGTGGATGCTCGCCTTGCCGATGGCTCCCGCGTGAACGCGATCATCCCGCCGCTGTCCCTGGTAGGCCCGGTCCTGACCATCCGGAAGTTCGCCGCGACTCCTTTCACGGTTGAGGATCTGATCCGCTTCGGTACCGCGACGCCGGACATGTTCGAGTTCCTTGAGGCGTGTGTGAAGGCCCGCCTCAACGTCTTCGTCTCCGGAGGCACCGGCTCGGGCAAGACCACGATGCTCAACATCCTCTCGTCGTTCATCCCCGATGACGAGCGGATCGTCACCATCGAGGACGCCGCCGAGCTGCAGCTCCGCCAGGAACACGTGATCACGCTCGAGGCTCGCCCATCGAACATCGAGGGCAAGGGGGCCATCCCGATCCGCGAGCTGGTGCGCAACGCCCTCCGCATGCGGCCCGACCGCATCGTGGTAGGAGAGTGCCGTTCCGGCGAGGCGCTCGACATGCTGCAGGCCATGAACACGGGCCACGATGGCTCGATGTCTACCGGCCACGCCAACACCCCCAGGGACATGCTCTCGCGTCTCGAGACGATGGTCCTCATGGCAGGCATGGACCTGCCGCTCAAGGCCATCCGCGAGCAGATCGCATCGGCCGTTGACCTGATCGTCCACCAGAACCGCCTCAAGGATGGAACGCGCAAGATCGTGAACATCACCGAGGTCCAGGGCATGGAGGGAGACGTCATCGTCATGCAGGACATCTTCGTCTTCGAGCAGACCGCAGTCGTCGAGGGCAAGATCGAGGGCCGGCTGCGGCCGACCGGGATCCGTCCCAAGTTTGTCGAGAAGTTCGAAGTGGCTGGGATTCACCTGCCGCCGAACGTCTTCGGCTCGCCGTTCTAG
- a CDS encoding response regulator, giving the protein MIKVLIVDDIPETREHLSRLLGLERDLDVAGTAGTGEEAIKVAMELRPDVIVMDINMPGMDGVAAAEIISQRLPTCPIIMMSVHGEATQLKRAISAGAREFLVKPFSGDEFSASIRTVFEREIARRSQFEATLPAVTPLVTPTDDGDHQVIAVFSPKGGAGRTTIATNLAVALQRETGARVCLVDANLQFGDVGVLLNLNPKDKSIADAVETGDPDGDIVDTCVIDHSTGIRVLLAPPSPEGADLVTPQHMRSVIDHLRIGHEYVVIDLPSGLSDLSLAVMDAADTILVLSALEITTIKNVRLFLEVAEQLEYARAKIRLVINRADAAQGIRIADVEASVRRPIDGTIVSDGRLSVLAVNRGVPFVVSHPDSPLSRDVTKLARTLAGDAGATVDQTNKRGLFARR; this is encoded by the coding sequence GTGATCAAGGTCCTCATCGTGGACGACATCCCGGAGACGCGGGAGCACCTCTCGAGGCTACTGGGCCTGGAGCGGGACCTCGACGTAGCTGGGACTGCCGGCACGGGCGAGGAGGCGATCAAGGTCGCCATGGAGCTGCGGCCCGACGTGATCGTGATGGACATCAACATGCCGGGGATGGATGGCGTGGCGGCTGCCGAGATCATCTCGCAGCGTCTCCCGACCTGCCCGATCATCATGATGAGCGTCCACGGCGAGGCCACGCAGCTGAAGCGAGCGATCTCCGCGGGCGCCCGCGAGTTCCTGGTCAAGCCCTTCAGCGGGGACGAGTTCTCCGCCAGCATCCGCACCGTATTCGAGCGGGAGATCGCTCGGCGAAGCCAGTTCGAGGCCACATTGCCGGCGGTGACTCCCCTGGTCACCCCGACCGATGACGGGGATCACCAGGTGATCGCCGTCTTCTCACCCAAGGGTGGAGCCGGACGGACCACCATCGCCACCAACCTCGCCGTCGCGTTGCAACGTGAAACGGGAGCCCGGGTCTGCCTGGTAGATGCCAACCTCCAGTTCGGAGACGTCGGCGTCCTTCTCAACCTGAATCCCAAGGACAAGTCGATCGCCGATGCGGTCGAGACCGGCGACCCGGACGGCGACATCGTCGACACATGCGTGATCGACCACTCGACCGGCATCCGGGTCCTGCTGGCTCCGCCATCCCCCGAGGGCGCCGATCTCGTCACGCCGCAGCACATGCGCAGCGTCATCGACCACCTGCGCATCGGCCACGAGTACGTCGTCATCGACCTCCCGTCGGGGCTGAGCGACCTCTCCCTGGCAGTGATGGATGCGGCCGATACGATCCTGGTGCTGTCCGCACTTGAGATCACGACCATCAAGAACGTCCGGCTCTTCCTGGAAGTGGCCGAGCAGCTCGAGTACGCCCGGGCGAAGATCAGGCTGGTGATCAACCGCGCCGACGCGGCGCAGGGGATCAGAATTGCCGACGTGGAGGCCTCCGTGCGCCGACCCATCGACGGGACGATCGTGTCGGACGGCCGCCTCTCCGTCCTGGCGGTGAATCGTGGCGTTCCGTTCGTCGTATCCCACCCCGACAGCCCACTCTCGCGCGATGTCACAAAGCTCGCACGAACCCTTGCCGGCGATGCCGGCGCCACCGTCGACCAGACCAACAAGCGCGGACTGTTTGCGCGCCGATAG
- the cpaB gene encoding Flp pilus assembly protein CpaB: protein MKRSNRLVILVGVLLAVLAFVGIVVLLSQKPAVVEKRTVDVLVAKADIAIGDAVTPELVEVKEVDPGAVSGTRIADPSQLLGSPALFPIKAGSQVSKESVGLGPIGTTCITCQLEAGEKAIAFQVERVTGLDFLIQRGDHIDIIFRGTVQVLQPTADSDPANPRFEPITGLESAPTVKTLLQDKRVLYVSATKIKPIADPAATPVPGSTTRAEATIETVVIVFAGTDSDAEVIKFAQNDQSVLGPLTAVLRAIDDTVIEDTTGVTFKILVERFGIPIPDIISVELPPAP, encoded by the coding sequence GTGAAGCGATCAAACCGCCTGGTCATCCTCGTCGGCGTGCTGCTCGCCGTCCTGGCGTTCGTGGGCATCGTCGTCCTCCTGAGTCAGAAGCCCGCGGTCGTCGAGAAGCGCACGGTGGACGTCCTCGTCGCAAAGGCGGATATCGCCATCGGCGACGCGGTGACTCCCGAACTGGTCGAGGTCAAGGAGGTCGACCCCGGGGCGGTCTCCGGGACCCGCATCGCTGACCCCTCGCAGCTGCTCGGCTCGCCCGCCCTCTTCCCGATCAAGGCAGGGTCCCAGGTGAGCAAGGAGTCCGTGGGCCTGGGTCCAATCGGGACGACCTGCATCACCTGCCAGCTCGAGGCTGGTGAGAAGGCGATTGCCTTCCAGGTCGAGCGTGTCACCGGCCTCGACTTCCTGATCCAGCGGGGCGACCACATCGACATCATCTTCCGGGGAACGGTCCAGGTCCTCCAGCCCACCGCCGACTCGGACCCCGCCAACCCGCGCTTCGAGCCGATCACCGGGCTCGAGAGCGCTCCGACCGTGAAGACGCTGCTGCAGGACAAGCGTGTGCTGTATGTGAGCGCGACCAAGATCAAGCCCATCGCCGACCCGGCCGCCACCCCGGTCCCCGGCTCGACCACGAGGGCCGAGGCCACGATCGAGACGGTGGTGATCGTCTTCGCCGGCACCGATTCGGACGCCGAAGTCATCAAGTTCGCGCAGAACGACCAGAGCGTCCTCGGTCCGCTGACGGCGGTCTTGCGTGCCATCGACGACACGGTGATCGAGGACACGACCGGCGTCACCTTCAAGATCCTGGTCGAGCGCTTCGGGATCCCGATTCCGGACATCATCTCGGTCGAACTGCCGCCAGCCCCGTAA
- a CDS encoding Flp family type IVb pilin — protein MIQFISTLLNRFRREDEEGQTLVEYGLLLALIAIIVIVALLFLGPIVSQIFQNVGDNLQGT, from the coding sequence ATGATTCAGTTCATCAGCACTCTTCTCAACCGGTTCCGCCGTGAGGACGAGGAAGGTCAGACGCTCGTCGAGTACGGTCTGCTCCTGGCCCTCATTGCGATCATCGTGATCGTCGCCCTGCTCTTCCTGGGCCCGATCGTGAGCCAGATTTTCCAGAACGTCGGCGACAACCTGCAGGGCACCTGA